A single region of the Salarchaeum japonicum genome encodes:
- a CDS encoding PAS domain-containing protein, which translates to MNRASADISVLCVDDEPGMADLVATYLERFDDHISVDTATSAREAYDRLDDVDCVVSDYDMPDVDGLMFLESVRADHPGLPFVLFTGRGSEEIAADAITAGVTDYMQKESGSDQYRVLAQRIRNAVARYRLDEESDTTTERAETILEASPDPIVVTEDGRVTYANPAAIDLLAAGPDADVLGRSLDDLFRSPPTLRSDPDAVERLVVTVGDHAVPVDATARGVEWDGTEGVVRVLREAVTRPATDGANPYRASLLDSLLETSPDGILVTTDDWAITAYNERFSDIWGVPESVLDAVDGEDAFDAVLDVAADPAHFRTVVEAQYEHPDSSHHHRLQLQDGTVLDQHSAPVYTDDGGRYGFVWFYRDVTDLTAIERAQREAFDRMTDAVYALDDDWAFTFVNDHAETLLQRDAADLLGTSLWEAFPEAEETILRDEFVHAVESNESVSFELDYPPLDGTFEVRAFPSETGLTVYFRDVTDERRTAAELRESVDALRRLYEVTSDRDRSFDAKLQAVLDIGAEYLSLPFGFVSELSETTQYIAASTGDHPLLQPGESCPLGESYCRKTVETDEGLLAIEHAGDDGWADDPAYDAFDLETYIGGRVTVDGDLYGTVCFASDTARGREFTEMERTFVELLTRWLSYELEQREYRADLEQKNTQLEEFASIVSHDLRNPLTVASGHLDLAREERESEHLERVADAHERMERLIEDILTLARDGDVVDELRPAEVGGVAESAWQTVDTADATLDATASRDVLADSSRLTQLFENLYRNAIEHGGPSVTVTVRDIEGGFAVADDGPGFADVDTDRLFEAGYTTSEDGTGLGLRIVSRIAEAHGWTVEAMESEAGGARFEFTSVERP; encoded by the coding sequence ATGAATCGCGCGTCGGCTGACATCTCCGTGCTCTGCGTGGACGACGAACCGGGGATGGCCGACCTCGTCGCGACCTACCTGGAACGCTTCGACGACCACATCAGCGTGGACACCGCGACGAGCGCCCGCGAGGCCTACGACCGCCTGGACGACGTGGACTGCGTCGTCAGCGACTACGACATGCCGGACGTGGACGGCCTGATGTTCCTCGAATCGGTGCGCGCCGACCACCCCGGCCTCCCGTTCGTCCTGTTCACCGGCCGGGGGTCGGAGGAGATAGCCGCGGACGCCATCACCGCGGGCGTCACCGACTACATGCAGAAGGAGTCCGGGAGCGACCAGTACCGCGTGCTCGCCCAGCGGATTCGGAACGCCGTCGCGCGCTACCGCCTCGACGAGGAGTCGGACACCACGACGGAGCGCGCCGAAACCATCCTCGAAGCCTCCCCCGACCCGATAGTCGTCACCGAGGACGGCCGCGTGACGTACGCGAACCCCGCCGCCATCGACCTGCTCGCGGCCGGCCCCGACGCCGACGTGCTCGGCCGTTCTCTCGACGACTTGTTCCGGTCTCCTCCAACCCTGCGGAGCGACCCGGACGCGGTCGAACGACTCGTCGTCACCGTCGGCGACCACGCCGTTCCCGTGGACGCCACCGCTCGCGGCGTCGAGTGGGACGGCACCGAGGGCGTGGTTCGCGTCCTCCGGGAAGCGGTGACCCGGCCCGCGACGGACGGCGCGAACCCCTACCGGGCGTCCCTCCTCGACTCCCTCCTCGAAACCAGCCCGGACGGCATCCTCGTCACCACCGACGACTGGGCGATAACCGCCTACAACGAACGGTTCAGCGACATCTGGGGGGTTCCCGAGTCGGTGCTCGACGCCGTGGACGGCGAGGACGCGTTCGACGCCGTGCTCGACGTGGCCGCCGACCCCGCGCACTTCCGGACGGTCGTCGAAGCCCAGTACGAGCACCCGGACAGCAGCCACCACCACCGCCTCCAACTCCAGGACGGAACCGTGCTCGACCAGCACTCCGCGCCCGTCTACACCGACGACGGCGGCCGGTACGGCTTCGTCTGGTTCTACCGGGACGTGACCGACCTCACGGCGATCGAGCGCGCACAGCGCGAGGCGTTCGACCGCATGACGGACGCCGTGTACGCGCTCGACGACGACTGGGCGTTCACGTTCGTCAACGACCACGCCGAAACCCTCCTCCAGCGGGACGCCGCCGACCTCCTCGGCACCTCGCTCTGGGAGGCGTTCCCGGAGGCCGAGGAGACGATACTCCGCGACGAGTTCGTGCACGCCGTCGAGTCGAACGAGTCCGTGTCGTTCGAACTCGACTACCCGCCGCTCGACGGCACGTTCGAGGTGCGGGCGTTCCCCTCTGAGACCGGTCTCACCGTCTACTTCCGGGACGTGACCGACGAACGCCGCACCGCGGCAGAGCTCCGGGAGAGCGTGGACGCGCTCCGGCGGCTCTACGAGGTCACGTCCGACCGCGACCGGTCGTTCGACGCGAAACTCCAGGCCGTCCTCGACATCGGCGCGGAGTACCTCTCGCTCCCGTTCGGGTTCGTCTCCGAACTCAGCGAGACGACCCAGTACATCGCCGCGTCCACGGGCGACCACCCGCTCCTCCAGCCCGGCGAGTCGTGTCCGCTCGGCGAGTCCTACTGCCGGAAGACCGTCGAGACCGACGAGGGCTTGCTCGCCATCGAACACGCGGGCGACGACGGCTGGGCGGACGACCCCGCCTACGACGCGTTCGACCTGGAGACGTACATTGGCGGGCGCGTCACCGTGGACGGCGACCTCTACGGGACGGTGTGTTTCGCGTCCGACACCGCCCGCGGCCGCGAGTTCACGGAGATGGAGCGGACGTTCGTCGAACTGCTCACGCGCTGGCTGTCCTACGAACTCGAACAGCGCGAGTACCGCGCCGACCTGGAGCAGAAGAACACCCAACTGGAGGAGTTCGCGAGCATCGTCAGCCACGACCTCCGCAACCCCCTGACGGTCGCGTCCGGCCACCTCGACCTCGCCCGCGAGGAGCGCGAGAGCGAGCACCTCGAACGGGTCGCGGACGCCCACGAGCGCATGGAGCGCCTCATCGAGGACATCCTCACGCTCGCCAGGGACGGCGACGTGGTGGACGAACTCCGGCCCGCCGAGGTCGGCGGCGTCGCGGAGTCCGCGTGGCAGACCGTCGATACCGCCGACGCCACCCTCGACGCCACCGCCAGCCGCGACGTGCTCGCCGATTCGAGCCGGCTCACCCAGCTCTTCGAGAACCTCTATCGGAACGCGATAGAACACGGCGGCCCGTCCGTGACGGTCACCGTCCGCGACATCGAGGGCGGGTTCGCCGTCGCGGACGACGGCCCGGGCTTCGCGGACGTGGACACCGACCGACTGTTCGAAGCCGGCTACACGACGAGCGAGGACGGAACCGGCCTCGGCCTCCGCATCGTCTCACGCATCGCCGAGGCGCACGGCTGGACCGTCGAAGCGATGGAGAGCGAGGCCGGCGGCGCGCGCTTCGAGTTCACGAGCGTCGAGCGACCGTAG
- a CDS encoding TdeIII family type II restriction endonuclease, protein MDRGFDHIGSAELDEATKAELRNVTDGFFERPLEKAGNFDWEEFKRNEAFKAIMMPSPLFWVLANFERSFTQKLGQQMYEEFGRAVANTNDAVGAAETQYACTGLEIGRDEEDRIETIISELADGERDPDWDAEKRELRDIDAPPETRKSIGKVTWDLWVEDFRDGRPLAAEIKTPKPNRDQTMESKRQMLKTVAAYKHRDAPTPICRYVFPFNPYGSLDAYEWWPPQAFFDVRAEDGMLVADGFWDAIGGDGTMEGLFNFLLDESEGNIEKLKELAGDETL, encoded by the coding sequence ATGGACCGAGGGTTCGACCACATCGGGAGCGCGGAGTTGGACGAAGCGACGAAGGCAGAACTGCGGAACGTCACCGACGGGTTCTTCGAGCGCCCGCTGGAGAAGGCCGGGAACTTCGACTGGGAGGAGTTCAAGCGCAACGAGGCGTTCAAGGCCATCATGATGCCGTCGCCGCTGTTCTGGGTGCTCGCGAACTTCGAGCGGAGTTTCACGCAGAAACTCGGCCAGCAGATGTACGAGGAGTTCGGGCGCGCGGTGGCGAACACGAACGACGCGGTGGGCGCGGCGGAGACCCAGTACGCCTGCACGGGCCTCGAAATCGGCCGGGACGAGGAAGACCGCATCGAGACCATCATCTCCGAGTTGGCGGACGGCGAGCGCGACCCGGACTGGGACGCCGAGAAGCGGGAACTCCGCGACATCGACGCCCCGCCCGAGACCCGGAAATCCATCGGGAAGGTGACGTGGGACCTCTGGGTGGAGGACTTCCGGGACGGCCGGCCGCTCGCCGCGGAGATCAAGACGCCGAAGCCGAACCGCGACCAGACGATGGAGTCGAAGCGCCAGATGCTGAAGACGGTCGCCGCGTACAAACACCGGGACGCCCCCACCCCCATCTGTCGGTACGTCTTCCCGTTCAATCCGTACGGGAGTCTCGACGCGTACGAGTGGTGGCCGCCGCAGGCGTTCTTCGACGTGCGCGCCGAGGACGGGATGCTCGTCGCGGACGGCTTCTGGGACGCCATCGGCGGCGATGGGACGATGGAGGGCCTGTTCAACTTCCTGCTCGACGAGTCCGAGGGGAACATCGAGAAACTGAAAGAGTTAGCCGGGGACGAGACGCTCTAG
- the dcm gene encoding DNA (cytosine-5-)-methyltransferase yields MRAIDLFCGAGGFSAGFEAAGIDVLYGCDIAERALDTFDANHDGDGVHHDISEGVPPELADVSVDIVFGSPPCKGFSDARGSRRLDDERNQLVFSFIQWVEHFQPKYVLMENVAGMTTISDEFLEAIEREYADAGYTVDWETLNAADFGVPQTRERVIYVGVRDDLDVEPSLPEGGYRDASDGQLTLSGELMRSWTTVADALEDLPEPTEDGAVSLPPLSDYPENDYLPLVRDGVEETWNHVAKEPSDDEDTRHIVDELRPGEMYRSSRFGDRYRQVWELLSHRFSAVEQDALHFIARHRSRKDFRMNGKSVGAVPDHLIADHLEHDDDSVYDALKRLHADGWIRTDEEDGTLGYDLNTKSGIRPRYMRLTPDGQSNTILTTDFNPRDKLHPTENRGLSLREGARIQSFPDSFRFTGSFDDIATQIGNAVPPLMAQRLAEHLLDVHEHGNPHVTASD; encoded by the coding sequence ATGAGAGCAATCGACTTATTCTGTGGCGCTGGTGGCTTTAGTGCCGGTTTCGAGGCCGCCGGTATCGACGTTCTCTACGGCTGTGATATCGCGGAGCGCGCCCTGGATACGTTCGACGCGAACCACGACGGCGACGGCGTCCACCACGACATCAGCGAGGGCGTCCCCCCGGAACTCGCGGACGTGTCGGTCGATATCGTCTTCGGAAGCCCGCCCTGCAAGGGGTTCAGTGACGCGCGCGGGTCGCGGCGGCTGGACGACGAGCGCAACCAACTCGTCTTCTCCTTCATCCAGTGGGTCGAGCACTTCCAGCCGAAGTACGTGCTGATGGAGAACGTCGCGGGGATGACCACCATCAGCGACGAGTTCCTCGAAGCGATAGAGCGCGAGTACGCGGACGCCGGCTACACGGTGGACTGGGAGACGCTGAACGCGGCGGACTTCGGCGTCCCGCAGACCCGGGAGCGCGTCATCTACGTCGGCGTCCGCGACGACCTCGACGTGGAACCCTCTCTCCCCGAGGGCGGGTATCGGGACGCGAGCGACGGCCAGCTCACGCTGTCCGGCGAACTGATGCGGAGTTGGACGACCGTCGCCGACGCGCTCGAAGACCTCCCCGAGCCGACCGAGGACGGCGCGGTCAGCCTCCCGCCGCTCTCCGACTACCCCGAGAACGACTACCTCCCGCTCGTCCGCGACGGCGTCGAGGAGACGTGGAACCACGTCGCGAAGGAGCCGTCGGACGACGAGGACACCCGCCACATCGTGGACGAACTGCGGCCGGGCGAGATGTACCGGTCGAGCCGGTTCGGCGACCGCTACCGACAGGTCTGGGAGTTGCTCTCCCACCGGTTCTCCGCGGTCGAACAGGACGCCCTCCACTTCATCGCGCGCCACCGCTCCCGGAAGGACTTCCGGATGAACGGGAAGTCCGTCGGCGCGGTCCCCGACCACCTCATCGCCGACCACCTCGAACACGACGACGACAGCGTGTACGACGCCCTCAAACGACTGCACGCGGACGGCTGGATTCGCACCGACGAGGAGGACGGCACGCTCGGCTACGACCTGAACACGAAGTCGGGCATCCGCCCGCGGTACATGCGCCTCACGCCCGACGGCCAGTCGAACACGATTCTCACCACCGACTTCAACCCCCGCGACAAGCTCCACCCGACCGAGAACCGCGGACTCTCCCTCCGGGAGGGCGCGCGCATCCAGAGCTTCCCGGACTCCTTCCGGTTCACGGGGTCGTTCGACGACATCGCCACCCAGATCGGGAACGCGGTGCCGCCGCTGATGGCGCAACGCCTCGCGGAACACCTCCTCGACGTGCACGAACACGGAAACCCGCACGTCACGGCGAGCGACTGA
- a CDS encoding beta-CASP ribonuclease aCPSF1 has protein sequence MSTVDQQLEDLHETITNEIPPDITVTEVKYEGPELVVYTRDPKKFAQNGDLIRNLASKLRKRITVRPDPDVLTRPEKARDDVMGVIPDDAGVTNLDFHEDTGEVVIEAEKPGMVIGRHGSTLREITQTSGWTPEVVRTPPIESSTVSNVRNFLKHEREERRDILEKVGRQIHREELSDDEYVRITTLGCCREVGRASFILSTPDTRILIDCGDKPGAEGEVPYLQAPEAVPLNSIDAVVLTHAHLDHSAFIPLLFKYGYDGPIYCTEPTRDLMGLLTLDYLDVAAKEGRNPPYESEMVREAIKHCIPLEYGDVTDIAPDVKLTLHNAGHILGSAVSHFHIGDGLYNVAFSGDIHYEPTRLFNGAVNDFPRVETLVMESTYGGRNDYQTDQEDSEEKLKRVINDTYERGGKVVIPAFAVGRSQEIMLVLEEAMREGDIPEMPIHLDGMIWEATAIHTTYPEYLRDELRDRIFHEDANPFLADQFNHIDAGEDERQEVADGDQCIILSTSGMVTGGPIMSWLEHLAPDPDNRLVFVGYQAQGTMGRRIQSGRDEIAMPGDRGRNDRLKLRMDVDTVDGFSGHADRQGLEDFVRTMNPRPEKVLCVHGDERSAQDLSSALYHDYNMRTFAPKNLETFRFL, from the coding sequence ATGAGTACGGTAGACCAGCAACTCGAAGACCTGCACGAAACGATAACGAACGAGATTCCGCCGGACATCACCGTCACGGAAGTCAAGTACGAGGGCCCCGAGCTCGTCGTCTACACGCGCGACCCGAAGAAGTTCGCGCAGAACGGCGACCTCATCCGGAACCTCGCGAGCAAGCTCCGAAAGCGCATCACCGTCCGCCCCGACCCGGACGTGCTCACGCGCCCGGAGAAAGCCCGCGACGACGTGATGGGCGTGATTCCCGACGACGCCGGCGTCACCAACCTCGACTTCCACGAGGACACCGGCGAGGTCGTCATCGAAGCCGAGAAACCCGGGATGGTCATCGGCCGCCACGGGAGCACGCTCCGCGAAATCACGCAGACCTCCGGGTGGACGCCCGAGGTCGTTCGCACGCCTCCCATCGAGTCCTCGACGGTGTCGAACGTCCGGAACTTCCTCAAGCACGAGCGCGAGGAGCGACGCGACATCCTCGAAAAGGTCGGCCGCCAGATCCACCGCGAGGAACTCTCCGACGACGAGTACGTCCGCATCACGACGCTCGGCTGCTGCCGGGAGGTCGGACGCGCGAGCTTCATCCTCTCGACGCCCGACACCCGCATCCTCATCGACTGCGGCGACAAGCCCGGTGCCGAGGGAGAAGTGCCCTACCTGCAGGCTCCCGAGGCCGTGCCGCTGAACTCCATCGACGCGGTGGTGCTGACGCACGCCCACCTCGACCACTCCGCGTTCATCCCGCTCCTGTTCAAGTACGGCTACGACGGCCCCATCTACTGCACCGAACCCACCCGGGACCTGATGGGTCTGCTGACGCTCGACTACCTCGACGTGGCGGCGAAGGAGGGCCGGAACCCGCCCTACGAGTCCGAGATGGTGCGGGAGGCCATCAAGCACTGCATCCCCCTCGAATACGGCGACGTGACCGACATCGCGCCGGACGTGAAGCTCACGCTCCACAACGCCGGCCACATCCTCGGAAGCGCCGTCTCCCACTTCCACATCGGTGACGGCCTCTACAACGTCGCGTTCTCCGGCGACATCCACTACGAACCCACGCGGCTGTTCAACGGCGCGGTGAACGACTTCCCGCGCGTCGAAACGCTCGTCATGGAGTCCACGTACGGCGGGCGGAACGACTACCAGACCGACCAGGAGGACTCCGAGGAGAAACTCAAGCGCGTCATCAACGACACGTACGAGCGCGGCGGGAAGGTCGTGATTCCGGCGTTCGCGGTCGGCCGCAGTCAGGAGATCATGCTCGTCCTGGAGGAGGCGATGCGGGAGGGCGACATCCCCGAGATGCCCATCCACTTGGACGGCATGATCTGGGAGGCGACCGCCATCCACACCACCTACCCCGAGTACCTCCGGGACGAACTCCGTGACAGAATCTTCCACGAGGACGCGAACCCCTTCCTCGCCGACCAGTTCAACCACATCGACGCCGGCGAGGACGAACGTCAGGAGGTCGCGGACGGCGACCAGTGCATCATTCTCTCCACGTCCGGCATGGTCACCGGTGGCCCCATCATGAGCTGGCTCGAACACCTCGCGCCCGACCCCGACAACCGACTCGTGTTCGTCGGCTACCAGGCGCAGGGAACCATGGGCCGACGCATCCAGTCCGGACGGGACGAAATCGCGATGCCCGGCGACCGCGGGCGGAACGACCGCCTCAAACTCCGGATGGACGTGGACACCGTGGACGGGTTCTCCGGGCACGCCGACCGCCAGGGCCTCGAAGACTTCGTGCGCACCATGAACCCGCGGCCCGAGAAAGTGCTGTGCGTGCACGGCGACGAGCGCTCCGCGCAAGACCTCTCCAGCGCGCTCTACCACGACTACAACATGCGGACGTTCGCGCCGAAGAACCTCGAAACCTTCCGCTTCCTCTGA
- the proS gene encoding proline--tRNA ligase: MSDNEQELGITESKEHSPGEWYSEVVRKAGLASYGPDSMGGFIVTRPRGYALWEKVQENLDEWFKGTGVDNAYFPMFIPESYLDKESEFVEGFDPEVAWVTEGGNQELEERLAVRPTSESIITPYMSQWTRSHRDLPLRLNQWCSVVRWEATETKPFFRTKEFLWQEGHTAHESAEEAWDETVTRLGQYEKLYEDVLAIPVMRGRKPEHDKFPGGETTTTVEALMPDGKSLQGATSHDLGQSFAEAYDLTYVDEEEEEQVAHTTSWGLSWRALGGLIMTHSDDQGLVLPPTVAPEQVVIVPIWQEDTREDVLQYSTEVAAELEEAGVRVHLDDRDERNPGFKFNEWELKGVPLRIEIGPNEVEDEELTFAHRPDGEQSVVSRDGLVDSVDAHLDAVQEKLYESAEERLEENVREADSPEEILGTIGKHGGYVKTPWCGDEACEQVIKEKIAAEIVMVPFDEEHEPDADECTLCGDEATKTAYFAKTY; this comes from the coding sequence ATGAGCGACAACGAGCAGGAGCTCGGCATCACCGAGAGCAAGGAGCACAGCCCCGGGGAGTGGTACTCGGAGGTCGTGCGGAAGGCGGGTCTCGCGAGCTACGGCCCCGACTCGATGGGCGGGTTCATCGTCACCCGCCCCCGCGGGTACGCGCTCTGGGAGAAGGTGCAGGAGAACCTCGACGAGTGGTTCAAGGGGACGGGCGTGGACAACGCCTACTTCCCGATGTTCATCCCTGAGTCCTACCTCGATAAGGAGTCCGAGTTCGTGGAGGGCTTCGACCCCGAGGTGGCGTGGGTGACCGAGGGCGGGAATCAGGAGCTCGAAGAGCGCCTCGCCGTCCGCCCCACGTCGGAGTCCATCATCACGCCGTACATGAGCCAGTGGACGCGGAGCCACCGCGACCTCCCGCTTCGACTGAACCAGTGGTGTTCGGTGGTTCGGTGGGAGGCGACGGAGACGAAGCCGTTCTTCCGGACGAAGGAGTTCCTCTGGCAGGAGGGGCACACGGCCCACGAGTCCGCGGAGGAGGCGTGGGACGAGACGGTGACGCGGCTCGGGCAGTACGAGAAACTGTACGAGGACGTGCTGGCGATTCCGGTGATGCGCGGCCGGAAGCCCGAGCACGATAAGTTCCCGGGCGGCGAGACGACGACGACGGTGGAGGCGCTGATGCCGGACGGGAAGAGCCTGCAGGGCGCGACGAGCCACGACCTCGGGCAGTCGTTCGCGGAGGCGTACGACCTGACGTACGTGGACGAAGAGGAGGAGGAGCAGGTCGCGCACACGACCTCGTGGGGGCTGTCGTGGCGCGCGCTCGGCGGTCTCATCATGACGCACTCGGACGACCAGGGGCTCGTGCTCCCGCCGACGGTCGCGCCCGAGCAGGTCGTCATCGTCCCCATCTGGCAGGAGGACACGCGGGAGGACGTGCTCCAGTACTCGACGGAGGTCGCGGCGGAACTGGAGGAGGCGGGCGTGCGCGTCCACCTCGACGACCGCGACGAGCGCAACCCCGGGTTCAAGTTCAACGAGTGGGAGCTGAAGGGCGTGCCGCTCCGCATCGAAATCGGCCCGAACGAGGTCGAGGACGAGGAGCTGACGTTCGCGCACCGTCCGGACGGCGAGCAGTCCGTCGTCTCCCGGGACGGGCTCGTGGACTCGGTGGATGCGCACCTCGACGCCGTGCAGGAGAAGCTGTACGAGTCCGCGGAAGAGCGCCTCGAAGAGAACGTCCGGGAGGCCGATTCGCCCGAGGAGATTCTGGGCACCATCGGGAAGCACGGCGGGTACGTGAAGACGCCGTGGTGCGGCGACGAGGCGTGCGAGCAGGTCATCAAGGAGAAAATTGCCGCGGAAATCGTGATGGTTCCGTTCGACGAAGAACACGAGCCAGACGCGGACGAATGTACACTTTGTGGCGATGAGGCTACGAAAACCGCGTACTTCGCCAAGACATATTAG